A region from the Azospirillaceae bacterium genome encodes:
- a CDS encoding tryptophan 7-halogenase, protein MTAAQGGQRHVVIVGGGTAGWLTAAYLARVLGAGAPAGAAPGVAITLIESADIGIIGVGEGTFPTIRSTLAAIGIDEARFLRESSATFKQGVHFVDWAAAPAADAIPTQARGAVAGHSHYFHPFNFPHQGNGPELLPYWLMGLAGDMPFAEAVTLQKTVADASRGPKRAIDPPYHAPLNYAYHFDAGRFAALLRTVAIELGVRHLVGTVEQVVLDGAGAVARLTTREHGDLTGDLYVDCSGFRAEIIGRALGVPFKGCGDVLFADRAVALQVPYDRPDAPIPSYTVATAHTAGWTWDIGLDNRRGVGYVYSSRHTDDASAEAVLRRYIGPTTDGLDARQLTFNSGYRTAQWVGNCVAVGLSGGFFEPLESTGIMLIEVAAHMIAQFFPWGSQQGGGQPGDAAAAMAPTARTFNALMDKRYERIVDFLKLHYCLTRRTDTAFWRDNTDPATIPESLRDRLALWAHRPPGRFDFIADHETFLPASYQYILYGMGFKTDMEPLRAQYRRRDEALREFEGLRTVAPKAAAELPDHRALVEQVYRHGFQRPPAQPAPQRAAGR, encoded by the coding sequence ATGACCGCAGCACAGGGCGGACAGCGCCATGTCGTGATCGTGGGCGGGGGTACCGCCGGCTGGCTGACCGCAGCCTATCTGGCGCGTGTCCTGGGCGCCGGGGCCCCGGCGGGTGCTGCCCCCGGTGTGGCCATCACCCTGATCGAATCCGCCGACATCGGCATCATCGGCGTGGGTGAAGGCACCTTCCCCACCATCCGGTCCACCCTGGCCGCCATCGGCATCGACGAGGCGCGCTTCCTGCGGGAAAGCAGCGCCACCTTCAAGCAGGGCGTCCATTTCGTGGATTGGGCGGCGGCACCGGCCGCCGATGCCATCCCCACCCAGGCCAGGGGTGCCGTGGCGGGCCACAGCCATTATTTCCACCCCTTCAACTTCCCCCACCAGGGGAATGGGCCGGAATTGCTGCCCTATTGGCTGATGGGCTTGGCGGGGGACATGCCCTTCGCCGAAGCCGTGACCCTGCAGAAGACCGTGGCCGACGCCAGCCGGGGGCCGAAGCGGGCCATCGACCCGCCCTATCACGCGCCGCTGAACTACGCCTACCACTTCGATGCCGGCCGCTTCGCCGCCTTGCTGCGCACCGTGGCCATCGAACTGGGCGTGCGCCACCTGGTGGGCACGGTGGAGCAGGTGGTGCTGGACGGGGCCGGCGCCGTCGCCCGCCTGACGACCCGCGAGCATGGCGACCTGACGGGCGACCTCTACGTGGATTGCAGCGGCTTCCGGGCGGAGATCATCGGCCGGGCGCTGGGCGTTCCCTTCAAGGGATGCGGCGACGTGCTGTTCGCCGACCGGGCCGTGGCGCTTCAGGTCCCTTACGACCGGCCGGACGCGCCCATCCCGTCATACACCGTGGCCACGGCGCACACGGCCGGATGGACCTGGGACATCGGCTTGGATAACCGCCGGGGCGTGGGCTACGTCTATTCCAGCCGGCACACGGACGATGCAAGTGCGGAGGCCGTGCTGCGCCGCTATATCGGCCCCACGACCGACGGGCTGGATGCCCGGCAGCTGACCTTCAATTCCGGCTACCGTACGGCGCAGTGGGTGGGCAATTGCGTGGCCGTGGGCCTGTCCGGCGGCTTTTTCGAACCGCTGGAGTCCACCGGCATCATGTTGATCGAGGTGGCTGCCCACATGATCGCGCAGTTCTTCCCGTGGGGTAGCCAGCAGGGGGGCGGCCAGCCGGGCGACGCGGCGGCGGCCATGGCGCCCACCGCGCGCACCTTCAACGCCCTGATGGACAAGCGGTACGAGCGCATCGTCGATTTCCTGAAGCTGCACTATTGCCTGACGCGGCGCACCGATACCGCCTTCTGGCGGGACAACACCGACCCGGCCACCATCCCGGAATCTTTGCGCGACCGGTTGGCGCTGTGGGCCCATCGCCCGCCCGGCCGGTTCGATTTCATCGCCGACCATGAGACCTTCCTGCCGGCCAGCTACCAGTACATCCTGTACGGCATGGGCTTCAAAACCGACATGGAACCGCTACGCGCCCAATACCGCCGCAGGGATGAAGCGCTGCGGGAGTTCGAGGGCCTGCGCACCGTGGCGCCCAAGGCGGCGGCCGAACTGCCCGACCACCGCGCGCTGGTGGAGCAGGTCTACCGCCACGGCTTCCAGCGGCCGCCGGCACAGCCCGCCCCCCAGAGGGCGGCGGGCCGGTAG
- a CDS encoding LacI family DNA-binding transcriptional regulator encodes MAGPDRKPTIIDVARLAGASIKTVSRVINKERYVSPDMQERIEKAVAELGYQPNILARSLASERSSLIGHLYGDAGGPYTLEIQVGLLNRCRAHGYHLMIEEIDYRSANVEQRASAIVNQMRLDGVVLTAPVTDNATVLRVLEQAGVPYVRVTPQQESETSPSVRIDERQAAYTLTQHLLALGHRRIGFIKGKANHTATILRYTGYCDALADAGLPLDPVLVEQGEFTFISAVPCARRLLDRPDRPTAIFASNDEMAAAVVAEAHNRGFTLPDALSVVGFDDTPLAEMMWPPLTTVRQPVREMAETAADILIGLLGQRGKVDWPTPVPHQMLAHTVLLRQSTARAPAKV; translated from the coding sequence ATGGCGGGGCCTGACCGCAAGCCGACGATCATCGATGTGGCGCGCCTGGCGGGCGCCTCCATCAAGACGGTGTCGCGGGTCATCAACAAGGAACGCTACGTCAGCCCCGACATGCAGGAGCGCATCGAAAAGGCGGTGGCCGAACTGGGCTATCAGCCCAACATCCTGGCCCGTAGCCTGGCCAGCGAGCGCTCCAGCCTGATTGGCCATCTCTACGGCGACGCCGGCGGCCCCTACACCCTGGAAATCCAGGTGGGCCTGCTAAACCGTTGTCGCGCCCACGGCTATCACCTGATGATCGAGGAAATCGATTATCGCAGCGCCAACGTGGAACAGCGGGCCAGCGCCATCGTCAACCAGATGCGGCTGGACGGCGTGGTGCTGACGGCACCGGTGACCGACAACGCGACCGTGCTGCGCGTCCTGGAACAGGCGGGCGTGCCTTACGTGCGTGTGACCCCGCAGCAGGAATCGGAAACCTCCCCCTCCGTCCGCATCGATGAACGCCAGGCCGCCTATACCCTGACGCAGCATCTGCTGGCGCTGGGCCACCGGCGCATCGGTTTCATCAAGGGCAAGGCCAACCACACGGCGACCATCCTGCGCTACACCGGCTATTGCGACGCGCTGGCCGACGCCGGCTTGCCGCTGGACCCGGTGCTGGTGGAACAGGGGGAGTTCACCTTCATCTCCGCCGTGCCCTGCGCCCGCCGACTGCTGGACCGTCCCGACCGGCCCACCGCCATCTTCGCCAGCAACGACGAAATGGCCGCCGCCGTGGTGGCGGAGGCGCACAACCGCGGCTTCACCCTGCCCGACGCCCTGTCGGTGGTGGGCTTCGACGACACGCCGCTGGCGGAAATGATGTGGCCGCCGCTGACCACCGTGCGCCAGCCGGTGCGCGAAATGGCGGAGACGGCGGCCGACATCCTGATCGGCCTGCTGGGCCAGCGCGGCAAGGTCGACTGGCCCACGCCCGTGCCGCACCAGATGCTGGCCCACACCGTCCTGCTGCGCCAGTCGACGGCCCGGGCGCCGGCCAAAGTCTGA
- a CDS encoding glycoside-pentoside-hexuronide (GPH):cation symporter has translation MAYGQAPVAMKTKLGYAIGDLGLNLHWQAMTLFLAYFQTDVQGVPPLWVGIGFMVAAIADGLANPLMGVWADRTSTRLGRYRPFILWGGVPLGLVMAACFTAPALGPTGLIAYAILSHMAWRGVYTIVSIPYASLSARITQDAEERSSLTGYRMTCAFMGGIAVSFLLPALAARIDHATPGGPSGLGYALGGLMIGGLSVALFWLCAAVVKEEAWPPLAPASSGTLDSDVGGFLRTLAQSGPLMRLLLSIGLIQVAGALQFRNLVYFFKYDVGDMDLAAYAMPAFSAASAASVPFWVWLTRRTSKKRAWQAGTGMAAVASLAFLAVPANRPAVAIAVIAALFVGCTVHAVGFWAMLPDLVDYNEWRFGRRDEAKIFGVASLAQKVALGLAGALLGWLLSVIGFVPNAVQSAETLGHLRQVMSLLPCGLFLATLALMAGYKLDGTLHRRLVEELRGRAAGTPSLPANTVEPSALGHSARNRPGFEHQARGGAVG, from the coding sequence ATGGCATACGGACAAGCGCCCGTCGCCATGAAGACCAAGCTGGGTTACGCCATCGGCGATTTGGGGCTGAACCTGCACTGGCAGGCGATGACCCTGTTCCTGGCTTATTTCCAGACCGACGTGCAGGGCGTGCCGCCGCTGTGGGTGGGCATCGGCTTCATGGTGGCCGCCATCGCCGACGGCCTGGCCAATCCCCTGATGGGCGTGTGGGCCGACCGCACCAGCACGCGGCTGGGCCGCTACCGCCCCTTCATCCTGTGGGGCGGGGTGCCGCTGGGCCTGGTCATGGCCGCCTGCTTCACCGCCCCCGCCCTGGGGCCCACGGGCCTGATCGCCTACGCCATCCTCAGCCACATGGCCTGGCGCGGCGTCTACACCATCGTCTCCATCCCCTACGCCTCACTGTCGGCGCGCATCACCCAGGATGCGGAGGAAAGGTCCAGCCTGACGGGCTATCGCATGACCTGCGCCTTCATGGGGGGCATCGCCGTATCCTTCCTGCTGCCGGCGCTGGCGGCGCGCATCGACCATGCCACGCCCGGCGGGCCATCCGGCCTGGGGTACGCCTTGGGTGGCCTGATGATCGGCGGCCTGTCGGTGGCGCTGTTCTGGCTGTGCGCCGCCGTGGTGAAGGAGGAGGCATGGCCGCCCCTGGCGCCGGCCTCCAGCGGCACGCTGGACAGCGATGTCGGCGGTTTCCTGCGCACGCTGGCGCAATCCGGCCCGCTGATGCGGCTGCTGCTGTCCATCGGGCTGATCCAGGTGGCGGGTGCCTTGCAGTTCCGCAACCTGGTCTATTTCTTCAAATACGATGTCGGCGACATGGATCTGGCCGCCTATGCCATGCCGGCCTTCTCCGCCGCCAGTGCCGCCAGCGTGCCCTTCTGGGTATGGCTGACGCGGCGGACCAGCAAGAAGCGCGCGTGGCAGGCCGGCACCGGCATGGCGGCCGTGGCCTCGCTGGCCTTCCTGGCGGTACCCGCCAACCGGCCCGCCGTGGCCATCGCCGTCATCGCCGCCCTGTTCGTGGGCTGCACCGTCCACGCCGTGGGCTTCTGGGCCATGCTGCCCGACCTGGTCGACTACAATGAATGGCGATTCGGCCGCCGGGACGAGGCCAAGATCTTCGGTGTCGCCTCGCTGGCGCAAAAGGTGGCCCTGGGCCTGGCCGGCGCCCTGCTGGGCTGGCTGCTGTCCGTCATCGGCTTCGTGCCCAACGCGGTGCAGTCGGCGGAGACCTTGGGCCATCTGCGCCAGGTGATGTCGCTGCTGCCCTGCGGTCTGTTCCTCGCCACCCTGGCCCTGATGGCGGGATACAAGCTGGACGGCACCCTGCACCGCCGCCTGGTGGAGGAGTTGCGAGGGCGGGCGGCGGGCACGCCTTCCTTGCCCGCCAACACCGTGGAACCATCAGCCCTTGGACACTCCGCCCGGAACCGCCCGGGGTTCGAACACCAGGCACGTGGTGGTGCCGTGGGCTAG
- the ppk2 gene encoding polyphosphate kinase 2 — MAGKTDNHANQNRKSAKAAAKVLAAKPPANGGEPGQPTAEEAADISPAPVLSGEIKRNAREHKRIEDRWNILGPGKPGKPPKHYKYIDEMARLQFELLKLQEWVRIEGLRVVVLFEGRDAAGKGGVIKRITESLNPRICRVVALGTPTEREKGQWYFQRYVQHLPGPGEMILFDRSWYNRAGVEKVMGFCTDDEYQEFLRACPLFEEMLVKSGIILLKYWFSVSDEEQEKRFTERMHNPMKRWKLSPMDLESRGRWVEYSKAKDVMLAHTDHATAPWYIVDADNKKKARLNCIAHLLHQIPYKDLSPVELPLPPRQPDNGYKRPKKSTQHWVDEGY; from the coding sequence ATGGCCGGCAAGACCGACAATCACGCGAACCAGAATCGCAAGTCCGCGAAGGCGGCCGCCAAGGTCCTGGCCGCCAAGCCCCCGGCGAACGGCGGCGAACCCGGCCAGCCCACGGCGGAAGAGGCGGCCGACATCAGCCCGGCCCCGGTCCTGTCCGGCGAGATCAAGCGCAACGCGCGTGAGCACAAGCGCATCGAGGACCGCTGGAACATCCTGGGCCCCGGCAAGCCCGGCAAGCCGCCCAAGCACTACAAGTACATCGACGAAATGGCGCGCCTGCAGTTCGAGCTGCTGAAGCTGCAGGAATGGGTGCGCATCGAGGGCCTGCGGGTCGTGGTGCTGTTCGAGGGGCGCGACGCCGCCGGCAAGGGCGGTGTCATCAAGCGCATCACCGAAAGCCTGAACCCCCGCATCTGCCGCGTCGTGGCCCTGGGCACGCCGACGGAACGGGAAAAGGGCCAGTGGTATTTCCAGCGGTATGTCCAGCACCTGCCCGGCCCGGGCGAAATGATCCTGTTCGACCGCAGCTGGTACAACCGCGCCGGCGTGGAAAAGGTCATGGGTTTCTGCACCGACGATGAGTACCAGGAGTTCCTGCGCGCCTGCCCGCTATTTGAGGAGATGCTGGTGAAATCCGGCATCATCCTGCTGAAGTACTGGTTCTCCGTCAGCGATGAGGAACAGGAGAAGCGCTTCACCGAACGCATGCACAACCCCATGAAGCGCTGGAAGCTGTCGCCCATGGATTTGGAATCGCGCGGCCGCTGGGTGGAATATTCCAAGGCCAAAGACGTGATGCTGGCCCACACCGACCACGCCACCGCCCCCTGGTACATCGTGGACGCCGACAACAAGAAGAAGGCGCGCCTGAACTGCATCGCCCACCTGCTGCACCAGATCCCCTACAAGGATCTGAGCCCGGTGGAACTGCCCCTGCCGCCGCGCCAGCCGGACAACGGCTACAAGCGTCCCAAGAAGTCCACCCAGCACTGGGTGGACGAAGGGTATTGA
- a CDS encoding LacI family DNA-binding transcriptional regulator, with the protein MAQPEKRSITIREVAGLAQVSIKTVSRVLNREAGVSNETQARVQDAIAQLDYRPNLNARGLAGDRSFLIGLFYDNPSAHYMSDVQTGAVGRCREGGFHLLVEPWDSADPKVGDQVINLISQLRLEGVILTPPLVDHAGVLDALRTSRIPLVRIAPDTDRETAPFVYMDDYAAARQMAAYLISLGHRRIGFILGHPDHGATEQRYRGFRDELAEHRLPLDPDLVRPGYFSYRAGMACAEHLLTLADRPTAIFASNDDMAAASIAVAQRLGLQVPADLSVAGFDDTPVARIIWPQLTTIRQPIARMAAAAADLLIDRAVRRQPWSYPMPRRLLEFEVVVRESTAPPPARPRR; encoded by the coding sequence ATGGCCCAGCCGGAAAAGCGATCCATCACCATCCGGGAGGTCGCGGGCTTGGCCCAGGTGTCCATCAAGACCGTGTCGCGGGTTCTCAACCGTGAGGCCGGCGTTTCCAATGAGACGCAGGCGCGGGTGCAGGACGCCATCGCCCAGCTGGACTACCGCCCCAACCTGAACGCGCGCGGCCTGGCCGGCGACCGGTCCTTCCTGATCGGCCTGTTCTACGACAACCCCAGCGCCCATTATATGAGTGACGTGCAGACCGGCGCCGTGGGCCGCTGCCGCGAGGGCGGCTTCCATCTGCTGGTGGAACCGTGGGACAGTGCCGACCCCAAGGTTGGCGACCAGGTCATCAATCTGATTTCCCAATTGCGGCTGGAAGGCGTCATCCTGACCCCACCCCTGGTGGATCATGCCGGTGTGCTGGATGCGTTGCGCACATCGCGCATCCCCCTGGTGCGCATAGCACCCGATACCGACCGTGAGACGGCCCCCTTCGTCTACATGGACGACTACGCCGCCGCCCGGCAGATGGCCGCCTACCTGATCAGCCTGGGGCATCGCCGTATCGGTTTCATCCTGGGCCACCCCGACCATGGCGCCACCGAGCAACGGTATCGCGGGTTCCGGGACGAACTGGCCGAACACCGCCTTCCGCTGGATCCCGACCTGGTGCGGCCGGGCTATTTCTCCTACCGCGCCGGCATGGCGTGCGCCGAACATCTGCTGACCCTGGCCGACCGTCCCACCGCCATCTTCGCCAGCAACGACGACATGGCGGCAGCATCCATCGCGGTGGCGCAGCGCCTGGGGCTGCAGGTCCCGGCCGACCTGTCGGTGGCCGGTTTCGACGACACGCCCGTCGCCCGCATCATCTGGCCACAGCTGACCACCATCCGCCAGCCGATCGCGCGCATGGCGGCGGCGGCGGCCGACCTGCTGATCGACCGGGCGGTGCGCCGCCAGCCCTGGTCCTATCCCATGCCCCGCCGCCTGCTGGAGTTTGAGGTGGTGGTACGGGAATCGACCGCCCCGCCGCCGGCCCGCCCCCGGCGGTAA
- a CDS encoding TonB-dependent receptor yields MKARLGLYLQAAAIVALSGGAYAQTAATPAAESDTLGEIVVTATKRETKLQETPIAVSAFSQDSLDKQQVKDITDLAKYVPSLAFGQQGDQNAITLTLRGIGNDSAYTEVADPEVAMYVDGIYSPRAQGASVLMYDMERVEVLRGPQGTLFGRNATVGAVNLISAKPTFDKEYGNAEVVAGSYGRFGSRGMFNLPVSDKLAFRVAFVSEKHDGYADYQPAPNVAGVNPAAYVTSGPKYYAADQKSFRVSGAWQPTDSFTWDLNFEWYEDTGTPVEPLMQNPRAGQTLWSVQADTAPFQDRTAKSVHSKMDYQINDYLELTYVAGASWLGGNNQVDADGGTLPPTSDSTPSGAFEQNSTVWSAYDFFSHELQLKSSGVHTIDWIVGAYYSHETNKIRFDIDQANGYRLGTFSWAGSFIQADREIESAAGFGQATWHVTDDIRLTGGLRYTRDDKSDVGGRNVTCNGCTEGIFGRDPYSIPGYTASPNDVYGQWSKATWLVRADADIIKDVLMTYASVGTGFKSGNIEDGGKLAGPETLTNYEVGAKTTLFGGKATFNLAAYYEDFTGYQVNQAVTTRDAAGHVIASQIVTQNAKGAKAYGIEAELAARITKQDTVNLSLSAQHTELEELESIDARLYSGGDTAHLVELKGNELPHAPTLSGTVGYEHVFDLPNGGTITPHVAMHFETRSWLSFFNVPVYDEQKAYTRTDLSVRYDAPSGNWSLEGFVQNLENANIKSNAGSFGAPATPIWTAVYMPPQTWGVRARASF; encoded by the coding sequence ATGAAGGCGAGACTCGGACTCTATCTGCAAGCAGCGGCCATCGTGGCCCTATCCGGCGGCGCCTATGCGCAGACCGCCGCCACCCCCGCCGCTGAATCCGACACACTCGGTGAAATCGTCGTTACCGCGACCAAGCGCGAAACCAAGCTGCAGGAAACGCCGATCGCCGTGTCGGCGTTCAGCCAGGACAGCCTGGACAAGCAGCAGGTGAAGGACATCACCGACCTGGCGAAATACGTCCCCAGCCTGGCCTTCGGCCAGCAGGGCGACCAGAACGCCATCACGCTGACCCTGCGCGGCATCGGCAACGACAGCGCCTATACCGAAGTGGCTGACCCCGAGGTCGCCATGTACGTGGACGGCATCTATTCGCCGCGCGCCCAGGGCGCGTCCGTGCTGATGTACGACATGGAACGCGTGGAAGTGCTGCGCGGTCCGCAGGGCACCCTGTTCGGCCGCAACGCCACCGTCGGCGCCGTCAACCTGATCTCCGCCAAGCCGACCTTCGACAAGGAATACGGCAATGCCGAGGTGGTGGCCGGTTCCTACGGCCGCTTCGGCAGCCGCGGCATGTTCAACCTGCCGGTCAGCGACAAGCTGGCCTTCCGCGTCGCCTTCGTGTCGGAGAAGCACGACGGTTACGCCGATTACCAGCCTGCCCCCAACGTGGCGGGCGTGAACCCGGCGGCTTATGTCACCAGCGGGCCGAAGTACTACGCCGCCGACCAGAAGTCGTTCCGCGTCAGCGGCGCCTGGCAGCCGACCGACAGCTTCACCTGGGATCTGAATTTCGAGTGGTATGAGGACACCGGCACCCCGGTCGAACCGCTGATGCAGAACCCGCGTGCGGGTCAGACGCTGTGGTCGGTCCAGGCCGATACGGCGCCCTTCCAGGACCGTACGGCCAAGTCCGTCCACAGCAAGATGGACTACCAGATCAACGACTACCTGGAACTGACCTACGTGGCCGGCGCCTCCTGGCTGGGCGGGAACAACCAGGTGGACGCCGACGGCGGCACCCTGCCGCCGACCAGCGACAGCACGCCGTCCGGCGCGTTCGAACAGAACAGCACCGTCTGGTCCGCTTACGATTTCTTCAGCCACGAACTGCAGCTGAAGTCGTCGGGTGTGCACACCATCGACTGGATCGTGGGTGCCTACTACTCCCACGAAACCAACAAGATCCGCTTCGACATCGACCAGGCCAACGGCTACCGCCTGGGCACGTTCAGCTGGGCCGGCAGCTTCATCCAGGCCGATCGCGAGATCGAGTCCGCCGCCGGCTTCGGCCAGGCCACCTGGCATGTCACCGATGACATCCGCCTGACCGGCGGCCTGCGCTACACCCGTGATGACAAGTCGGACGTGGGTGGCCGCAACGTCACCTGTAACGGCTGCACCGAAGGCATCTTCGGCCGCGACCCGTACAGCATCCCCGGCTACACCGCGTCGCCCAACGACGTCTACGGCCAGTGGAGCAAGGCGACCTGGCTGGTCCGCGCCGACGCCGACATCATCAAGGACGTGCTGATGACCTATGCCAGCGTCGGCACAGGCTTCAAGTCCGGCAATATTGAGGACGGCGGCAAGCTGGCCGGGCCTGAGACGCTGACCAACTACGAAGTCGGCGCCAAGACCACGCTGTTCGGCGGCAAGGCCACCTTCAACCTGGCGGCCTATTACGAAGACTTCACCGGCTATCAGGTGAACCAGGCGGTGACCACCCGCGACGCGGCCGGCCATGTCATCGCCTCGCAGATCGTGACGCAGAACGCCAAGGGCGCCAAGGCCTACGGTATCGAGGCCGAACTGGCGGCCCGCATCACCAAGCAGGACACGGTCAACCTGTCGCTGTCCGCCCAGCATACCGAGCTGGAGGAACTGGAAAGCATCGACGCCCGCCTGTACAGCGGCGGCGATACCGCCCACCTGGTGGAACTGAAGGGCAATGAACTGCCCCACGCCCCGACCCTGTCGGGCACCGTCGGGTATGAGCACGTGTTCGACCTGCCCAACGGCGGCACGATCACGCCGCACGTGGCCATGCATTTCGAGACCCGCAGCTGGCTGTCGTTCTTCAACGTGCCCGTCTATGACGAGCAGAAGGCCTACACCCGCACCGATCTTAGTGTTCGGTATGATGCCCCCAGCGGCAACTGGTCGCTGGAAGGCTTCGTGCAGAACCTGGAAAACGCCAACATCAAGTCCAACGCCGGTTCCTTCGGGGCCCCGGCGACCCCCATCTGGACGGCCGTCTACATGCCGCCCCAGACCTGGGGGGTGCGTGCCCGGGCCAGCTTCTGA
- a CDS encoding type II toxin-antitoxin system prevent-host-death family antitoxin yields the protein MREVQSSEAKTHLPQILDDVERGETIVITRHGRPIARIIPETEGRQEEIDHAIEGIRNLQRKTGPISLDELLSARHEGHKY from the coding sequence ATGCGCGAGGTTCAATCGTCGGAAGCCAAAACCCACCTGCCCCAGATTTTGGATGATGTGGAACGGGGCGAGACCATCGTCATCACCCGGCATGGCCGCCCCATCGCCCGCATCATTCCTGAGACGGAAGGGCGGCAGGAAGAAATCGATCATGCCATCGAAGGCATCCGCAATCTTCAGCGGAAGACCGGCCCTATTTCCCTGGATGAATTGCTGTCGGCCCGTCACGAAGGGCATAAATACTGA
- a CDS encoding type II toxin-antitoxin system VapC family toxin, whose amino-acid sequence MPFVIDASIAACWAFKDEDHPLATSALERIRNDRAYAPSLWWFEVRNTLIVSERRQRLTSEDTTNFLHRLGRLGVIVDRSPDETAVLTLARQHRLTVYDAAYLELAQREGLPLATLDNALNTAARTIGLPPLS is encoded by the coding sequence ATGCCCTTCGTGATCGACGCATCCATTGCCGCGTGCTGGGCCTTCAAGGACGAAGACCATCCCCTCGCCACCAGCGCCCTTGAGCGAATTCGCAACGACCGTGCGTACGCGCCCAGTCTTTGGTGGTTCGAAGTACGCAACACCTTGATCGTCAGCGAGCGCCGGCAACGGCTTACGTCCGAGGATACGACGAACTTCCTGCATCGGCTCGGACGATTGGGCGTGATTGTGGACCGCTCGCCGGACGAAACCGCCGTGCTGACCCTGGCGCGCCAGCACCGGCTTACCGTTTACGACGCGGCATATCTGGAACTGGCGCAACGGGAGGGCTTGCCGTTGGCGACCCTCGACAACGCCCTCAACACCGCCGCGCGCACCATTGGCTTGCCCCCGCTTTCCTAA
- a CDS encoding PaaI family thioesterase: protein MTNGALAGEAERMEAMARMDGLHFMRALMAGDLPPPPIAHTLGFAPVEVDRGLAVFAGIPRHAYYNPIGSVHGGWIATLLDTCMACAIQTTLTGGRGYTTLELKINYIRPVTEATGPVRAEGRIIHGGSRTATAEGHLLDGQGRLLAHGTTTCLVFEPRAVPGGVSKG, encoded by the coding sequence ATGACCAACGGTGCGCTGGCCGGTGAGGCCGAACGGATGGAGGCCATGGCGCGGATGGACGGGCTGCACTTCATGCGCGCGCTGATGGCGGGCGACCTGCCGCCGCCGCCCATCGCCCACACCCTGGGGTTCGCGCCGGTGGAGGTGGACCGGGGCCTGGCGGTGTTCGCCGGCATTCCGCGCCATGCCTATTACAACCCCATCGGCTCCGTGCATGGCGGCTGGATCGCTACCCTGCTGGACACCTGCATGGCCTGCGCTATCCAGACCACGCTGACCGGCGGGCGCGGCTACACCACGCTGGAACTGAAGATCAACTACATCCGCCCGGTGACGGAGGCGACGGGCCCGGTGCGGGCCGAGGGCCGCATCATCCACGGCGGCAGCCGCACCGCCACCGCCGAGGGCCACCTGCTGGACGGCCAGGGTCGGCTGCTAGCCCACGGCACCACCACGTGCCTGGTGTTCGAACCCCGGGCGGTTCCGGGCGGAGTGTCCAAGGGCTGA
- a CDS encoding class II aldolase/adducin family protein: protein MFDTAPRLAPADLPPLRDRVSPEEWRLRVDLAAAYRLVALFGWDDLVFTHISARVPGPEHHFLINPYGLLFEEITAGSLVKIDMEGKVVLDTGFPVNPAGFTIHSAVHQVRDDAGCVLHLHTADGTAVSTLEEGLLPLNQTAQLVIDDLAYHDYEGVAFNHDERPRLQHDLGNKSTMLLRNHGTLTVGRTVAEAFTRMYFLERSCTMQVRTLTMGRALYPAPQDAIDRNIQISRMGVSQAANLLVWPALLRRLARQMPGYDA from the coding sequence ATGTTCGACACCGCCCCCAGGCTGGCCCCCGCCGACCTGCCGCCCTTACGCGATCGCGTCTCGCCCGAGGAATGGCGCCTGCGTGTCGATCTGGCCGCCGCCTACCGCCTGGTGGCCCTGTTCGGCTGGGATGATCTGGTCTTCACCCACATTTCGGCCCGTGTGCCGGGGCCGGAGCACCACTTCCTCATCAACCCCTACGGCCTGCTGTTTGAAGAGATCACGGCCGGCAGCCTGGTGAAGATCGACATGGAAGGCAAGGTGGTGCTGGACACGGGCTTCCCTGTGAACCCGGCTGGTTTCACCATTCATTCCGCCGTGCACCAGGTGCGTGACGATGCCGGCTGTGTCCTGCACCTGCATACCGCCGATGGCACGGCGGTCTCCACCCTGGAGGAAGGGCTGTTGCCGCTGAACCAGACGGCGCAGCTGGTGATCGACGACCTGGCCTATCACGACTACGAAGGTGTCGCGTTCAACCACGACGAACGCCCACGCCTGCAGCATGACCTGGGGAACAAAAGCACCATGCTGCTACGCAACCACGGTACCCTGACCGTGGGCCGTACGGTGGCGGAGGCCTTCACCCGCATGTATTTCCTGGAACGGTCCTGCACCATGCAGGTGCGCACCCTCACCATGGGGCGGGCGCTGTACCCCGCCCCGCAGGATGCCATCGACCGCAACATCCAGATCAGCCGCATGGGCGTCTCACAAGCGGCCAACCTGCTGGTCTGGCCCGCCCTGCTACGCCGCCTGGCGCGGCAGATGCCGGGTTATGACGCCTGA